Below is a genomic region from Kryptolebias marmoratus isolate JLee-2015 linkage group LG12, ASM164957v2, whole genome shotgun sequence.
CATGCAGTggattgttatttttcttttacttgccTTTGGCTAGTTATTGTAAAGGTGTATTGTCTTGCACTGTAGTCTCTGTTTACATTAGATCATTGACGAAGTGTTCTAGCTTAGATTTTGGAGGATTTGTTCTAACCAGTTATGGTTGCTGGAGTAATGTTAAATACGTTTAATCATCATCCAGAGTGGGGGTAGTGTTACAGGCCCGGCCTTTCGATAGGGGGTGGTAGAGAGCAacggggaagaagaagaagaagagctgggTGAGTTAGTTCGGGAGACGCTAGCTGTGAAGTTGGTTGTATGCTATTCGCCTTGCCAAGAGAGGAATAAAAGTTCTACAAGCTTTCATCTGCCTCCTCCTTGTTTTGCCGCCAGCGGAGCAGAACCTTTGGAGCTCGTTACCTGCAGACGAGCCGAAACAGACGTATTAGGTAACAGCAGTAACCACCCAAGTTTTGATCAAATGTGGCGCTCTGCAAAGCGTGGACTCCCCTCCGGAAGGGGTACTGATTTTTGTAAGGGGTCTGGTTTGTCAGTTAAGGCAAGGGATCACCAACCCGCCTGAGGACTTTCGTCCAGAGCCCAAAAAGACCAAAAGCATCTGCGAGAAAGTCGTCAAAGAGCTCAGGACGCTCCACAGCTGTGAGGAGCTTGAGTCTCTGCTCCAGACAGAAGACGCAGTCATTGTAAACAGGATTGTTCAGCTTCTGCTGAGCGCCATCGAAAGCCTTTTTCAACGCTTGAAGAGGTGGGCTAGAGTCAAAAAAGGTATGGAGCTGTTTACTAAGGTAGCGTGCTTCTATTCTTTTTCAGCGTGGTGATCGCAACTTTTGCATAGAAAGATCCCAGTCAGGTTCATAAGTGGTGAGAGTTTGAAACTCGTCTGGGGTCTTAATCTTTTGAGTTtgtctgtttcctgtgtgtttgAGTTGGTTTTCTCCCAGTTCATTGTTTTCTTCCtactaaaaaaagaagttagGTGTgattctgtatttgtttttaaagagtgtGTGCATGGATGCATCATGGTCAATGACATGACACCCAGTTTTTTTGTCCAGCTTACTTTTTATAgttaaaaaagggtttaaatgcttaaaaagaaaaacacagatatGTAATATATCTCTTGCACATACATaacatagtggttagagctgttgcctcccagcaagaaggttgcaggatcgcttcccgacctggggcctttctgggtggggTTTGcgtgttctccctgtgcacacgtgggtttcctcccacagaccaaaaacatgcatgttaggtcaaTTGatgactcttaaattgtccctaggtgggagtgtgaatggttgtttgtcttgtttgtctctatgtggccttgcgatggacttgcaacctgtccagggtgtcccccgcacacagtgactgctggggatacaTGAttctgcataaaataaaatgcatattgttttgcataaaataacatgaataacagctgatttatttaattgCTATTAATGCATTTATGATTGGgagattaaaaaacataaataaacaataaacaatagaaataaaaatctgatagACAGACCTGTGAGATGATCGAAGAcaattctgctggttttagctgagaaaatgtaattacGTCATCTGTCTTCACCGTGTCTGTCTcacacaaacatggagaagaGCTGGAACTAGAAACACTTGCATTCAGATTAAAGATGATGGCGCGTGTTCAGCCACAACGCAGGAAGTCATACGGCAGAGGCAGGAAAAAAGGCTTCATGCCTTCACTTTTAGGTCACGTTTCGGGGACAGCTCTTCATCAGACAAAGGTAAAAAACACGGCTTCACCTTAAATCATATGACAACAGTCACATGAACAAATTCTCAACAATTAGTCGGCATTGTCAACAATAATCGACAATAAAAATGGTTGATGACgaattttattattgttaatagtcgtttttactgattatttatttatttttaaatggattGAGATGTCTTActtcacatctcagctttaaaagctcaactccacactctatttctgaattgagaaagctcctaggatgagaagcgaaacgtcttcaactacagaatagaagtccagttgtttttgttttttaaccttttttgaatttatcatggcctggatgactgagaatctaaaCCAGCATCTTGCAGCCCTATACACAATATTGGCAAACATATTCACTCACCCATACAAATCATTGTACTCAGGTGTTCCAGTCACCTTCATGGCCACAGATATATAAAATCAACCTCCTAGTCATGCAGACTGATTCTACaaacattagtgaaagaatgggtcactcttaggagctcagtgaattgcAGAGTggtactgtgataggatgccacctgtacAATAACtccagtcatgaaatttcctccctactaaatattccacagtcagctgttagtgggattataacaaagtggaagtgattgggaacgACAGCAATTCAGCCACAAAGTGGTCGGccacgtaaaatcacagagcggcTCATAGCATGCAtcagatgcagtggagtaaaacacgccgccactggactgtagagcagtggagatgtgtcctctggagggacgaatcaTGCTTCTGTCTGACCatctgatggatgagtctgggtttggctcctgCCAGGAGAACAATATTTGTCTGACTGCATGGAGCCAAGTGTAAAGTCTGGTGGAGGGAGGACCATGGTGTggagttgtttttcaggagttgggctcggcCGCTTAGTTCCAGCGAAAGGAATTCTTAATGCTTCAGGTACCAAGATATTTTAGACAAtttcccaactttgtgggaacagttttgGGGATGgctccttcctgttccaacatggctgagcaCCAGCGCaaaaagcaaggtccataaagacatggatgagagagtttggtgaggaagaacttgaccggcctgcacagagtcctgacctcagcctgacagaacacctttgggatgaattagagcagagactgtgagacaggccttctgtccaacatcaagctctgacctcacagatcagcttctggaagaatggtgaAACCTTTCCCATAAatactcctaaacctgtggaaaacctacacagaagagttgaagctgttatagctgcaaagagtgggccaacatcagattaaactaTATGGATCAAGACTGGGAGGTCACTCAAGTTCAgtgtgaagggaggcgagcGAATACTTTTAGTGTGTGTTCATACACTTTTAGGTGAAGAGTACATCAAAGTATGaaatttagaataataaaaacaattgtaTAGGGTCATACAGCATAATGGAAGTGCACTatatgatgattttatttatttgtttatttttttatccagtaTCGTacttttgaataaaaactttagtttgtttaagGGAAAGTTCAACAAGAAAGTGTctaatgaaaataaactttaagacaagtcattttctttgagtgtaaaaaaacaaacaaaatgtttgttagcaaaatttctcatgaaccactttcAATGAAACTGTGAGAACAattattggttgtacatctacaattgattgacatttggagtcaacctaaaaagagatggctgccaccgctAATCTACCttcaccaacacaaaaatggctataacttagggTAGGGTAGTGgtaggtggtagtagctgagagtcatcctcaacacctGCTCTGAGCATTGACACATCCTGCAAGatatggctgtggtggccatcttgaattaagatGCCAccgcaggtgatatgcattcctcaaagaaatgctaggccttgaaTAATTTTTTATCCATATTTTGTCTACTGATCTGCCTCTTATGTGCTGTAAGATGTGTAAGGAAGTCAGAATTACAGACAgaatttccatttaaaaaaacagttttctatttcagattttcagatcttttagtttagatttgtggccatgtttcttttctaagagtgcttgttttgttttttttcttaaatggtCTCAGGAGGGGCCTCATGgattcaaaaaatattttgaatatcccttttttttcttataacgAATAACAAAAAGTCGCCGTAATtacatgaaaatgtttctgagaGAATTAACGAGTCAGAACTGTCTGCAGTGAGGTTATTTAAGGTAGACATTTTTTCGTCCAATCAGAATCCTCCAGTCTCTGTTGCTCGGAGGACAAGCAACACTCTCAGCTCTAATTGGTTGGAGGCTACTAGTAGTGAGGAAAAAGAATCCTTGATTATGATTGGACGAAATAAGCCAACTGTCAGAAATCTCTGCCATTTGATTGGTCTGCAGGACTTACGCCCATCTTTTTTTGACGTGACGCAAACACGTTAGGTCTTGTCGCTCGCTTGTGCTGATTCACAATCCAAAAAAACTATACTTTTTTTTACCGACATGTCTCTCGGAAAAGCCGCCCGAAGTTTGATAAACCCGGCCCGCGGGTTCCTGGCGTCCTCGGACCCGGTTCTGAAACGGAGCTTCGCGGCTGTCGCCGAGGCCAGAGCGCTGCTGGAGCACGAGCTGGACACGATTCGAGCCGCGGGGACGTGGAAAGCGGAGAGGATCATCACCTCCAGGCAGGGTCCTCAGATCAGCGTGCAGGGCAGCCGAGGCAGTGAGTGGCTGTTAGTTTCAACACGGAGCCGTGTGCTCAGGGGAGACAGTACAGAGTCTGGATCAGTGCTGGAAATGGCTCCAATAAGTTGGTGCACGGTGTGAAAATTTGTGACTGAAAGTGTCATAGCCGtcaggaaaacacaacaaaatgaactCCGCGCGTCAACCTGCAGGTAGCATTTAAATACTGCAGtttggatttggattttttttattttctttttttagtaaaGTCGCGTGGCTTTCTGTATCACAAATAACTGCTTCCAACTTAATTTCTTACATACTTCTTTCACCAAGACAGGTTTTTAAAGTCTTACCTGCTGGATTCTGTTATGtaagaaacacaaatattttgtttcctctcaATAAATGGGAAGGTAATTATTAGTTTGCTGCAGCAGTAAACTGAATGTAACAGACAAGTTGtgtaaatacaaataatttggACCTTTTAGATTGTATGCTGTTTGTGGCAATATTGTTGTTAGTGTGTGTTGGTCTgcctgttagcataatatcttgTGCAccattttactgaaactgtcATTGGACGTCCATCTACAACTCTTTAACTatggagtcagcttgattcaagatggccaccacagccaactgactttaggaaaTGCAAAAATCAGCCAGTTTCTGAGATATTGATCtcaaattaggtgtggtagttgctgagagtcactcccaacaaaaaaaaccttgagCTCCACACGTTGTGCCACACACCTGCTTAAAAGTTTGGCATTAGGTGTTtgagtcaacactgtttgtttgtttgttagccaaatatctcaggAACAACTGAGAAGATTTAGATGCTTTCAAACTTTGATTTACATAGATGACTTGTGGGCATGCTTCTGAagaaattgatcattttttgaagtggtaataaataaaactttttgaatCAGGGATGTCGGAGCAGGAAACAACTCAAACTTCGAGGACACCGGCCCTTAAAgtctggagtttgacactcctgctCCAATAACTACTAGgccttttaaattaaagtgaattAATTTGGTTTAATCAACAACACTGGTCTAGATAGCTTTGCAGAATTAAATACAACATACTCTATTATGTTTTGGATTTGAAAACAGTCTAACGTCGACCTGCACAGGGGCAGCAGCTCACCCCTGGCTTTTTGCCTTCCTGTTGACTCTGTGGATTTACGAACGGCTCAGTGCCTCGAGGTCATGACCCGTCATGTGTACAAGTGACTGTGGAGTTCACGTCCGCTGGTGCGTCAATGAAATATCACATAAccccctggatggattttaacaaaactctccaAGTAATCATGGGCTAGACATCTACTACCGATTAGCTTTTGgtgtagtcaacccaattcaagatgtctgccacaacTTATTGACTGTAGCCAAttcaaaaatggctctaactctgtaGTTTTACAATCGAGCTAAATGTTGGTGGGGTAGTCACTCCCAACACATTCTTTGTGCACTAACACATCTGATAAGGTCTGACAATATCACATGATGGtgcacaaggtttgaccaaaatgactgtTCTGATCCCgtcctatttgttttttttttactttttatggtACCACTGGTTCCATTTCTTGTCATTCTGAATCTACGACACAAATTGCCcctttttaattcaaattctGTGTCTTTCAGCTACACTGAACTTCTGTGCCAACAACTACCTCGGCCTGTCCAGCCACCCAGAGGTGGTGCAGGCGGGAGTCGATGCTCTGAAGTCCCACGGTGCTGGACTGAGCTCCGTCAGGTTCATCTGCGGGACGCAGGTGAGACGCTGAAAACCGCGCGGAGACTCCGAACCGCCACAGACGACTTTCATGGTTGTTACTCGTTTTTCTTAGGATCTGCACAAACATCTGGAGCAGAAGCTTGCGGAGTTTCACGAGCGAGAGGACTGCATCCTCTACGCCAGCTGCTTCGACGCGAACGCCGGGCTGTTTGAGGTACGTTGACTctcttcaaaaaaacaaaacaaaagacttttgTAATTATAAGAGAGGCGTGAAATGACTTTCGCCGCAGGTGCTCTTGGGCCCAGACGATGCGGTTCTGTCCGACGAGCTCAACCACGCCTCCATCATCGACGGCATCCGCCTGTGTCGAGCCAAGAGGCTGCGCTACAAACACATGGACCTTGGAGATCTGGAGGACAAGCTGCGAGAGGCTCAGGTGTGTGGCTGACCctaggatgtacatctacatcttagctgttcattttctttaggATTTAGGTTAATAACTGAGCCAGAGagcattttgtttcataaaaatgtgGTTATGGATAGTTtcttggtgtgtttgttttgatgttctTGAAGATGCGGATTGTTGACACACCGTTTGCTCCGCCCGGGTCTGTTTTCCTCCGCAGTCGTCGCGCATGCGTCTGGTAGTGACTGACGGAGTCTTCTCCATGGACGGAGACGTGGCTCCCCTGCCAGGGATCTGTGACCTGGCAGAGCGGTACGGAGCCATGGTGTTCATAGACGAGTGTCACGCCACTGGATTCCTGGGGCCCCGAGGCAGGTATAACGtcaacatttaatatatttaaaattttttgtgGTGTGCGCTCTGCCCCAGCCAGTAAaattttcctcctctctctgaTATTGTTTTTTCTACTCGCAGCAAGAACCCTGCTGCCTGGAGATGAGTCGGTTATTTTAAGGAGCTCATATTTCTTGTAGTTTTTACATCAGAgccagaaaaacacaacataagtTTCTTTAtatgcttttaaagttttccttATATGCAGAAAATTAATGATTACATCGACTTTTAAATGATGACCCCTGTGAACGAGGTCATCGTATTAAAGCTGCGTTTGACAAGAACTGAAGGTTGAATaaagtcctttttttctctccctctatGCCGTGCAGAGGAACAGACGAGCTGCTGGGAGTGACGGACAGAGTTCATATTGTGAACTCCACTCTGGGGAAAGCTCTGGGAGGAGCCGCAGGTACGTGTCTGCAAATCTGCAGCAGTCCCACGTGTTACTCTGCACCTGACGATTGGCCCTTTTTCCACTCACTCCTGCGCGGTTTGACTTGGTTCTCCATGCTTACAAAGCTTTTTCACGAGCAAGGATTCGTGCAACcagctccttttttaaaacagactttgCTGTGGTTCCCAGGGAACCGTTCAAAACGATatagaaatttgaaaaaagtgaaacattgcCTTACTGTGATCATGTGCGATAAACAAtccaacaaataataaaagtaaaaactgatttatttctttgtttttttaggacaTGAGATTCGAAGGAATTAGGATTTGGTTGTTAGATTAAAATCATCTTTCTCTAATTTTATGTTTCCTTGCAGGTGGCTACACGGTCGGTCCCAAGCCTCTCATCGACCTGCTGAGGCAGCGCTCGCGGCCCTACCTGTTCTCCAACGCCCTCCCCCCCGCCGTGGTGGGCTGCGCCACCCGCGCCGTGGAGCTGCTGCTTGCGTCTAATGAGATCGCGCAGAGCATGGCGGCCAAAACCATGAGGCGAGTTGGACAGAAGAGcgattaacatcttacctgttgcagatggctcgTTTGAGTGTCAGAGAATTGGTTTAAACCTGcctggattgacgagctaaaagcagtggcagcagctagctgtagcactacTGATGCCAGTAGCAGGAATATCAGAACATTCCTACTCGTATAGCTGTGTAATGTCTAAATAATGGCGgtgcaaatgtttaaaaaatgcaaactgctatgaaattagTGAGATTTGGAGCTCTTAAGGGGCGGCAGCAACCTATTTTGGTTTTGGTGCCGctcagattagccgttagcttgttaGGCCTGTCTacgccatctacagcaggtaataTAAGTCCTCCGCTTCAGAAAAATGCTGGACTGTCGCTTTAAGAGGAGCTGAGCTAGCAAAGATACGCCAACCTGTTGTCAGCGTCGACGTTTGTTTGTCCCAGAATTGAATTTGTGATGGCATTTTTTTACGCTTTCCAATCAGATTCCGTGACAAGATGACGCAGGCCGGCTTCACCATCGCAGGCTCGGCTCACCCCATCTGCCCCGTGATGCTCGGCGACGCGCAGCTCGCCTCTCTGATAGCTGACGACATGCTGAAGCTCGGTGAGACGCCTAGCATCCGGAAACTAAACCAATCAATTCACGCAAAATCTCAGCCTTGCAtggaagttttactttttttttttttttttattccctcgTCACCCTTTCCACAGGAATCTATGTGATTGGGTTCTCGTACCCAGTCGTACCAAAGGGCAAAGCCAGGATCCGTGTTCAGATCTCGGCTGCGCACACGGACGAGGACATCGATCGCTGCGTGGAAGCTTTCATCCAGACCGGCAGAAAGCACGGAGTCATCTCCTGAGAGAGACGAACGAGCAGCAAGTGGAAGAATCCACCAAACCACCTGTTACTAAAACACTGTGACCGATACAGAAGGAATTATTAGTAAACAAAAATAGGTCAGTGGAAAGAAATCATATTTTTTAGTCAGTTCTTAGCTAAAAAGGGCTTTTTGCTAAAATGTAGGTGTttgtatttgaagaaaaaagggCTAAAAATTCCACATTTGCTTCACTACATCCATGAATGTGATTTTTAAGACAATTGTTGAAGTAATATTGACAGGTTTAGTGTTGCTTCGACTAATAATGTTGCATTattagagctttttttaaaaaaaatcattgaact
It encodes:
- the gcat gene encoding 2-amino-3-ketobutyrate coenzyme A ligase, mitochondrial isoform X1, which translates into the protein MSLGKAARSLINPARGFLASSDPVLKRSFAAVAEARALLEHELDTIRAAGTWKAERIITSRQGPQISVQGSRGTTLNFCANNYLGLSSHPEVVQAGVDALKSHGAGLSSVRFICGTQDLHKHLEQKLAEFHEREDCILYASCFDANAGLFEVLLGPDDAVLSDELNHASIIDGIRLCRAKRLRYKHMDLGDLEDKLREAQSSRMRLVVTDGVFSMDGDVAPLPGICDLAERYGAMVFIDECHATGFLGPRGRGTDELLGVTDRVHIVNSTLGKALGGAAGGYTVGPKPLIDLLRQRSRPYLFSNALPPAVVGCATRAVELLLASNEIAQSMAAKTMRFRDKMTQAGFTIAGSAHPICPVMLGDAQLASLIADDMLKLGIYVIGFSYPVVPKGKARIRVQISAAHTDEDIDRCVEAFIQTGRKHGVIS
- the gcat gene encoding 2-amino-3-ketobutyrate coenzyme A ligase, mitochondrial isoform X2, which gives rise to MNSARQPAATLNFCANNYLGLSSHPEVVQAGVDALKSHGAGLSSVRFICGTQDLHKHLEQKLAEFHEREDCILYASCFDANAGLFEVLLGPDDAVLSDELNHASIIDGIRLCRAKRLRYKHMDLGDLEDKLREAQSSRMRLVVTDGVFSMDGDVAPLPGICDLAERYGAMVFIDECHATGFLGPRGRGTDELLGVTDRVHIVNSTLGKALGGAAGGYTVGPKPLIDLLRQRSRPYLFSNALPPAVVGCATRAVELLLASNEIAQSMAAKTMRFRDKMTQAGFTIAGSAHPICPVMLGDAQLASLIADDMLKLGIYVIGFSYPVVPKGKARIRVQISAAHTDEDIDRCVEAFIQTGRKHGVIS